A portion of the Macadamia integrifolia cultivar HAES 741 unplaced genomic scaffold, SCU_Mint_v3 scaffold798, whole genome shotgun sequence genome contains these proteins:
- the LOC122069985 gene encoding RPM1-interacting protein 4-like isoform X2 codes for MAQRSHVPKFGNWESEENVPYTAYFDKASKSRSGAKMINPNDPQENVFSDDKPSVRATAIKTGAEPEAAVIPGAARSKHERRSSREDGDLSRSTDSPARYDNVVRKTATDSPLHRYADSKRTGRQSGGSSVEQSPIHSHHHARVSGKGSGVSSPSSERKGSFEHNHGLASATPVRSRLRTTTRADETLDKGAAVPKFGDWNEDPSSADGYTHIFNKVREEKQGGSERVPVMPTQSSYNGHHQNKNNDSTAFCCFAWGRK; via the exons CAACGTTCGCATGTTCCTAAGTTTGGCAATTGGGAAAGTGAAGAGAATGTCCCTTACACAGCCTATTTTGACAAGGCAAGCAAGAGCAGGAGTGGTGCGAAGATGATAAATCCAAATGACCCTCAAGAAAATGTATTTTCTGATGATAAACCCTCAGTTCGAGCTACTGCAATAAAGACTGGAGCTGAACCCGAGGCAGCTGTGATACCAGGAGCAGCAAGGTCAAAGCATGAACGCCGATCAAGCAGGGAAGATGGTGACCTTAGTCGATCAACTGATTCTCCAGCCCGCTATGATAATGTAGTACGGAAAACTGCCACTGATTCGCCTCTTCACCGTTATGCCGACTCCAAGCGGACTGGCCGGCAAAGTGGTGGTTCAAGCGTTGAACAGTCACCGATCCATTCACACCACCATGCAAGAGTTTCAGGCAAAGGCAGTGGGGTTTCCTCACCCTCCTCGGAAAGAAAAGGTTCCTTTGAACATAATCATGGCTTAGCTTCCGCCACCCCTGTAAGATCGCGACTGAGAACAACAACCCGAGCAGATGAAACT CTTGATAAAGGAGCTGCTGTACCAAAATTTGGTGATTGGAACGAGGACCCATCATCGGCTGATGGTTATACTCACATCTTCAATAAAGTGAGGGAGGAGAAGCAGGGTGGGTCAGAAAGGGTGCCAGTAATGCCAACTCAGTCATCTTACAATGGTCATCATcagaataaaaataatgatTCTACG GCTTTTTGCTGCTTTGCATGGGGCAGAAAATGA
- the LOC122069991 gene encoding probable LRR receptor-like serine/threonine-protein kinase At3g47570: MTTGLSGISFTILNNQGFKSWDQYCWIRQDQMNLHVSDFGISRILSKATGQSQNQTSTIGLKGSIGCIPPEYGAGADVSTHGDIYSYGILLLEMLKRKRPTDEMFKDNLYLHSWAEKALQDGVMAVIDPFFLPMEED, translated from the exons ATGACGACAGGCCTTTCTGGGATCTCTTTCACCATCCTAAataatcaaggttttaaaagtTGGGATCAGTATTGTTGGATCAGACAGGATCAGATGAATTTACATGTGAGTGACTTCGGAATATCAAGGATTCTTTCAAAAGCAACAGGCCAATCTCAAAATCAAACTAGCACAATCGGATTAAAGGGTTCTATTGGATGCATTCCACCAG AGTATGGTGCAGGTGCTGATGTTTCAACGCATGGTGATATATACAGTTATGGAATTCTCTTGTTAGAGATGCTCAAAAGGAAGCGACCTACTGATGAAATGTTTAAGGATAACTTATATCTTCACAGTTGGGCTGAGAAGGCTTTGCAAGATGGAGTGATGGCTGTTATTGACCCATTCTTTCTCCCCATGGAAGAAgattaa
- the LOC122069985 gene encoding RPM1-interacting protein 4-like isoform X1, translating to MAVQRSHVPKFGNWESEENVPYTAYFDKASKSRSGAKMINPNDPQENVFSDDKPSVRATAIKTGAEPEAAVIPGAARSKHERRSSREDGDLSRSTDSPARYDNVVRKTATDSPLHRYADSKRTGRQSGGSSVEQSPIHSHHHARVSGKGSGVSSPSSERKGSFEHNHGLASATPVRSRLRTTTRADETLDKGAAVPKFGDWNEDPSSADGYTHIFNKVREEKQGGSERVPVMPTQSSYNGHHQNKNNDSTAFCCFAWGRK from the exons CAACGTTCGCATGTTCCTAAGTTTGGCAATTGGGAAAGTGAAGAGAATGTCCCTTACACAGCCTATTTTGACAAGGCAAGCAAGAGCAGGAGTGGTGCGAAGATGATAAATCCAAATGACCCTCAAGAAAATGTATTTTCTGATGATAAACCCTCAGTTCGAGCTACTGCAATAAAGACTGGAGCTGAACCCGAGGCAGCTGTGATACCAGGAGCAGCAAGGTCAAAGCATGAACGCCGATCAAGCAGGGAAGATGGTGACCTTAGTCGATCAACTGATTCTCCAGCCCGCTATGATAATGTAGTACGGAAAACTGCCACTGATTCGCCTCTTCACCGTTATGCCGACTCCAAGCGGACTGGCCGGCAAAGTGGTGGTTCAAGCGTTGAACAGTCACCGATCCATTCACACCACCATGCAAGAGTTTCAGGCAAAGGCAGTGGGGTTTCCTCACCCTCCTCGGAAAGAAAAGGTTCCTTTGAACATAATCATGGCTTAGCTTCCGCCACCCCTGTAAGATCGCGACTGAGAACAACAACCCGAGCAGATGAAACT CTTGATAAAGGAGCTGCTGTACCAAAATTTGGTGATTGGAACGAGGACCCATCATCGGCTGATGGTTATACTCACATCTTCAATAAAGTGAGGGAGGAGAAGCAGGGTGGGTCAGAAAGGGTGCCAGTAATGCCAACTCAGTCATCTTACAATGGTCATCATcagaataaaaataatgatTCTACG GCTTTTTGCTGCTTTGCATGGGGCAGAAAATGA